In one Pseudodesulfovibrio tunisiensis genomic region, the following are encoded:
- a CDS encoding sugar phosphate isomerase/epimerase family protein translates to MSDSSATSAGPVLLLSTGSLFHLPLPSIASMAREAGFAGLELIVNSPDLAPGPELDRVSGICPVRSLHAPFRNWTRWGGMLNSWKATTNIANSLDCATHVTMHPPGSRLSALVQNRWFAKAHDLPLLLDAKGRVEFSLENMPWAEASPFARDPLERLMDQCRDKNVGLTFDVCHMGVSGRDVLAALDKVPQGLLFNVHYSDAKGYQEHLTPGAGSLPLADFLARLAQRGYQRYLTLELEPAAFPDSVEDSVRLLDRLRRGILAGLGG, encoded by the coding sequence ATGAGCGACTCGTCGGCAACATCGGCAGGCCCTGTTCTGCTGCTTTCCACCGGAAGCCTGTTTCATCTTCCGCTGCCCTCCATCGCGTCCATGGCTCGGGAAGCGGGATTCGCCGGGCTGGAACTGATCGTGAATTCTCCGGATCTGGCTCCGGGGCCGGAGCTGGATCGCGTGTCCGGCATCTGTCCGGTGCGCAGCCTGCACGCGCCGTTCCGCAACTGGACCCGATGGGGCGGGATGCTCAATTCGTGGAAGGCCACCACGAACATTGCCAATTCACTGGACTGTGCCACCCACGTGACCATGCATCCGCCCGGTTCGCGGCTGTCCGCGCTGGTGCAGAACCGCTGGTTTGCCAAGGCGCATGACCTGCCTCTGTTGCTGGATGCCAAGGGCAGGGTGGAGTTTTCGCTGGAAAACATGCCGTGGGCCGAGGCTTCGCCCTTTGCCCGCGACCCGCTGGAACGGCTCATGGATCAGTGCCGGGACAAGAACGTGGGTCTGACCTTCGACGTGTGTCACATGGGCGTGTCCGGTCGGGACGTGCTTGCGGCGCTGGACAAGGTGCCGCAAGGCCTGCTGTTCAACGTGCACTACTCGGACGCCAAGGGGTATCAGGAACATCTCACGCCCGGGGCCGGCAGTCTGCCTCTGGCCGATTTTCTGGCCCGGCTCGCGCAGCGCGGGTATCAGCGGTATCTGACGCTGGAGCTGGAGCCTGCCGCGTTTCCGGATTCCGTGGAGGATTCGGTACGGCTTCTGGACCGGCTGCGGCGCGGGATTCTGGCCGGACTGGGCGGCTGA
- a CDS encoding thioredoxin family protein yields the protein MTTQHIVCPSCNAVNRVAQGREPEATCGKCGSLLFQPSPLSLTRDSFDRQVGRSDVPVLVDFFSPTCGPCQMMAPQFGEAAAYLYPRMRLAKVDTSQEQALAARFSIRSVPTLILFRGGREVARQSGAMSAGDIAAWAGQHA from the coding sequence ATGACCACCCAGCATATTGTCTGCCCTTCCTGCAACGCCGTGAACCGCGTGGCGCAGGGCAGGGAGCCCGAGGCCACCTGCGGCAAGTGCGGTTCCCTGCTGTTCCAGCCTTCCCCCCTGTCCCTGACTCGGGATTCCTTTGACAGACAGGTGGGCCGTTCCGACGTGCCCGTGCTTGTGGATTTCTTTTCCCCGACCTGCGGTCCGTGCCAGATGATGGCGCCGCAGTTTGGCGAGGCCGCAGCCTATCTGTATCCGCGAATGCGACTGGCCAAGGTGGACACCTCGCAGGAGCAGGCGCTTGCCGCGCGGTTTTCCATCCGGTCCGTGCCCACCCTGATCCTGTTCCGGGGCGGCCGGGAAGTGGCTCGCCAGTCCGGGGCCATGTCGGCCGGGGATATTGCGGCCTGGGCCGGACAACATGCATAG
- a CDS encoding SIR2 family NAD-dependent protein deacylase — MSNDALKNAARILGQARLAIAFTGAGISVESGIPPFRGPGGIWSRYDPEKFEKNYFRQHPEEVWPLLRKIFFDELARAEPNPAHQALALLEDMGRLAAVITQNIDGLHQAAGSRTVYEYHGSTRRMQCMDCRMFFDSASISLETLPPPCPNCGGLLKPDFVFFSEAIPFDVHTEATRLAKKADVCLVVGTCGEVMPAGRIPRVAANAGATVIEINVQETGYTRGTTDIFLQGKAGTMLPMLVEEVVGRHA; from the coding sequence ATGTCCAATGACGCCTTGAAAAACGCGGCCCGGATTCTTGGACAGGCCCGGCTGGCCATAGCCTTTACCGGGGCCGGAATTTCCGTGGAATCCGGCATCCCCCCGTTTCGGGGACCGGGTGGCATCTGGTCCAGATACGATCCGGAAAAGTTCGAGAAGAACTATTTCCGACAACATCCCGAAGAAGTGTGGCCCCTGCTCAGGAAGATATTCTTCGACGAGCTGGCCCGGGCCGAGCCGAATCCCGCGCATCAGGCACTGGCATTGCTGGAGGACATGGGCAGACTTGCGGCAGTGATCACCCAGAACATAGACGGCCTGCATCAGGCCGCCGGGTCGCGCACCGTGTACGAGTATCACGGGTCCACGCGTCGCATGCAGTGCATGGACTGCCGCATGTTCTTCGATTCCGCGTCCATTTCGCTGGAAACCCTGCCTCCGCCGTGCCCGAACTGCGGCGGGCTGCTCAAGCCGGATTTCGTGTTCTTTTCCGAGGCCATCCCCTTTGACGTGCACACCGAGGCCACCAGGCTGGCCAAAAAGGCGGACGTGTGCCTTGTGGTGGGCACGTGCGGCGAGGTCATGCCTGCGGGACGCATCCCCCGGGTTGCCGCCAATGCCGGGGCCACGGTCATCGAGATCAACGTGCAGGAAACCGGGTACACGCGCGGCACCACCGACATCTTTCTTCAGGGCAAGGCCGGGACCATGCTGCCCATGCTCGTGGAAGAGGTGGTCGGACGGCACGCCTGA
- a CDS encoding response regulator, translated as MDIMIVDDHPLFREGLKTIISRDPRYRVVAEAGNGREGVAQAREHRPDIVLVDISMPGKNGIQMIRELRDVLPAGRFIIISMHSEADYIVEAFRSGASGYMVKESAASQLLRGLDTVAANELFLDNALSQEVVFKLLQNRQNPEASPEDTYSSLTPREQEIMRMLAEGMSTKEIAGALFISPKTVENHRSNLMRKLGLQSTFELIRYAARLGLIDLDTWTI; from the coding sequence ATGGATATCATGATCGTGGATGACCACCCCCTGTTCCGGGAGGGTCTCAAGACCATCATCAGCCGCGACCCGCGCTACCGCGTGGTGGCCGAGGCAGGCAACGGCAGAGAGGGAGTGGCCCAGGCCCGGGAACACAGGCCGGACATCGTGCTGGTGGACATTTCCATGCCCGGCAAAAACGGCATCCAGATGATCCGGGAACTCAGGGACGTGCTTCCGGCAGGAAGATTCATCATCATCAGCATGCACTCCGAGGCCGACTACATCGTGGAGGCGTTCCGGTCCGGTGCTTCCGGCTACATGGTCAAGGAATCCGCCGCATCCCAGCTCCTGCGCGGGCTGGACACGGTCGCGGCCAACGAACTCTTTCTGGACAACGCCCTGTCTCAGGAGGTGGTATTCAAACTCCTTCAGAACAGACAGAATCCCGAGGCCTCGCCCGAGGACACCTATTCCAGCCTCACGCCCCGGGAGCAGGAGATCATGCGCATGCTGGCCGAAGGCATGTCCACCAAGGAGATTGCCGGGGCCCTGTTCATCAGTCCCAAGACCGTGGAAAACCATCGTTCCAACCTGATGCGCAAGCTCGGGCTGCAATCCACGTTCGAACTCATCCGCTACGCGGCCCGGCTCGGCCTGATCGATCTGGACACCTGGACCATCTGA
- a CDS encoding PAS domain-containing sensor histidine kinase: protein MTHTRHKDSPEPDRAEDLLQRIPDAFRGTFMAAGIPMAIRNLDLKPIIVNQAYSDIYGYGPEEFQAMAVNTVLPVETYRLYMDEIRPRVLEGGYWEGEYRLRDKEGRPFAVWARFDPVTDDSGATTHVVSVMRDASAAMRLRNALAQTERHLNFLTANASDCLFRVRFSDGRYDFVSRTVETMTGYPRERFQTTDAMLLTITPRKWRPTLMKWWAELQQGKVRPSYESPVRHRDGSTRWINQRVALEHDLHGIPIAAEGIITDVTERKEHEEALQESEARFRSLFEDCPISLWEEDLSGLKTHFDTLRARGVTDFRKFFTENPDELATCGPLVKVVDVNRATLDMLRADTKDELLGNLDKVFTEESMDTFREEMILLASGGTAYCGEITHRTLAGETIWVMVHFSVPPQYRDKLSRVIVSLQDMTPRKRAELALKYSEERYRVLVENAREGVMVIQDSEAKFVNEALHSMLGYSPSEQLELLPGRFLHPDDRETATEQAHLTLQGRKQGPLGPFRIQTRDQSRKWVHLSVKPIVWEDRPALLKIVTDVTEHKELEEELRRAHAETEQRVCDRTAELDAANAHLRDEIAERRQAEAQILSLTQQLLRIQENERQRISRDLHDNVAQDLSSMVIGMATLFDGYDDIPDEVRQRGAAIANVMRQSVSSVRHIAYGLRPPSLDQLGLSRAISRHCNDVEEKYGLRVDFSAAGVDKIRLDSDTEINVFRMIQESLNNAVKHSDANRVKVRVLGSHPDILIRVEDDGRGFDVKQRMADAAEEHHMGLKSMEERARLLGGTMNIRSRQGAGTKIAFRIPYEHPRRQP, encoded by the coding sequence ATGACACACACCCGACACAAAGACAGCCCGGAACCGGACAGGGCCGAAGACCTTTTGCAGCGCATCCCGGACGCGTTCCGGGGCACGTTCATGGCTGCGGGCATTCCCATGGCCATCCGCAATCTGGACCTGAAGCCGATCATCGTGAATCAGGCCTATTCCGACATCTACGGCTACGGTCCCGAGGAATTTCAGGCCATGGCCGTGAACACGGTCCTGCCCGTGGAGACCTACCGCCTGTACATGGACGAAATCCGGCCGCGCGTACTGGAGGGCGGCTACTGGGAAGGCGAGTACCGCCTGCGGGACAAGGAGGGCCGCCCCTTTGCGGTCTGGGCCAGATTCGACCCGGTCACGGATGATTCCGGGGCCACAACGCACGTGGTTTCGGTCATGCGCGATGCGTCCGCAGCCATGCGGCTGCGCAACGCCCTTGCCCAGACCGAACGCCACCTGAACTTTCTCACGGCCAATGCCAGCGACTGTCTGTTCCGGGTGCGCTTTTCGGACGGACGGTACGACTTCGTTTCCCGGACCGTGGAAACCATGACCGGATACCCCCGGGAAAGGTTCCAGACCACGGATGCCATGCTCCTGACCATCACCCCGAGAAAATGGCGGCCCACGCTCATGAAATGGTGGGCCGAACTGCAACAGGGCAAGGTGCGCCCCTCCTATGAATCCCCGGTCCGACACAGGGACGGGTCCACCCGCTGGATCAACCAGCGCGTGGCTCTGGAGCACGATCTCCACGGCATTCCCATTGCTGCGGAAGGCATCATCACGGACGTGACCGAACGCAAGGAACACGAGGAGGCGCTTCAGGAAAGTGAAGCCCGGTTCCGTTCCCTGTTCGAGGACTGCCCCATCTCCCTGTGGGAGGAGGACCTTTCCGGCCTGAAAACCCATTTCGATACACTCCGGGCCCGGGGCGTCACCGATTTCCGCAAGTTCTTCACCGAGAATCCCGACGAACTGGCCACCTGCGGCCCTCTGGTCAAGGTCGTGGACGTGAACCGGGCCACTCTGGACATGCTCAGGGCCGATACCAAGGACGAGCTTCTGGGCAATCTGGACAAGGTGTTCACCGAGGAATCCATGGACACCTTCCGCGAGGAAATGATCCTCCTCGCCTCGGGCGGCACAGCCTATTGCGGAGAAATCACCCACCGCACCCTTGCCGGGGAAACCATCTGGGTCATGGTCCATTTTTCCGTGCCCCCGCAGTATCGGGACAAGCTCAGCCGCGTGATCGTCTCGCTGCAGGACATGACCCCGCGCAAACGGGCCGAACTCGCCCTCAAGTATTCCGAGGAACGCTACCGCGTACTCGTGGAAAACGCGCGGGAAGGCGTGATGGTCATTCAGGACAGCGAGGCCAAGTTCGTGAACGAAGCCCTGCACTCCATGCTGGGGTACAGCCCCAGCGAGCAGCTCGAACTGCTGCCGGGCAGATTCCTGCATCCGGACGACCGGGAAACCGCAACGGAACAGGCGCACCTCACCCTGCAGGGCAGAAAGCAGGGACCGCTCGGCCCGTTCCGCATCCAGACCCGCGACCAGTCCCGGAAATGGGTGCACCTGTCGGTCAAGCCCATTGTCTGGGAAGACCGCCCGGCCCTGCTCAAGATCGTGACGGACGTGACCGAACACAAGGAGCTGGAAGAGGAACTCCGACGCGCCCACGCCGAAACCGAGCAGCGCGTGTGCGACCGCACTGCCGAGCTGGACGCGGCCAACGCCCATCTGCGCGACGAGATTGCGGAACGCAGGCAGGCCGAAGCCCAGATTCTTTCCCTGACCCAGCAGCTCCTGCGCATTCAGGAAAACGAACGCCAGCGCATTTCCCGCGACCTGCACGACAACGTGGCGCAGGACCTGTCCTCCATGGTCATCGGCATGGCCACCCTGTTCGACGGGTACGACGACATTCCCGATGAGGTTCGGCAGCGCGGAGCGGCCATTGCAAACGTGATGCGCCAGTCGGTTTCCTCGGTGCGCCACATTGCCTATGGCCTGCGCCCCCCGTCCCTGGACCAGCTCGGCCTGTCCCGGGCGATTTCCCGGCATTGCAACGACGTGGAGGAAAAGTACGGCCTGCGGGTTGACTTTTCCGCTGCCGGGGTTGACAAGATCAGATTGGATTCCGACACGGAGATCAATGTATTCAGGATGATACAGGAATCCCTGAACAATGCGGTCAAGCACTCGGACGCGAACCGGGTCAAGGTGCGCGTGCTGGGCAGCCATCCGGACATTCTGATCCGGGTGGAGGATGACGGCCGGGGATTCGACGTGAAGCAACGCATGGCTGACGCGGCCGAGGAACACCACATGGGCCTCAAGAGCATGGAAGAACGCGCCCGACTGCTGGGCGGCACCATGAACATCCGCTCCCGGCAGGGCGCGGGCACCAAGATCGCATTCCGAATTCCGTACGAACATCCGAGGAGGCAGCCCTGA
- a CDS encoding substrate-binding periplasmic protein has translation MRNRPVFGVLFFLLCVAAFFAPGLSWARDDLVVGFFAFEPHAMRGESGEPAGAAVEYLSKHIAPHMDASVLIQGPIPFSRLMFRFEEGWYDAVLLLARTRERQGRFVYPPEPFGFMRPALLVRSGALTGGLTRPEQVDGMRIGFVQGAWIVPFLRRSKARFDLIAGGYATEKNLRKFVQGRVDAVFSPDRASIVYGAGKAEVERFRVVDVPGEKVGLFTVFHPDVPDAVVRDYARALERARSQVDYETVLDGYLEPSESSGPDSSQP, from the coding sequence ATGCGGAATCGTCCCGTTTTCGGGGTCCTGTTCTTTCTGCTGTGCGTGGCGGCGTTCTTTGCCCCGGGCCTTTCGTGGGCCCGGGATGATCTGGTGGTGGGCTTTTTCGCATTCGAGCCCCACGCCATGCGCGGCGAGTCCGGCGAACCTGCCGGTGCCGCCGTGGAATACCTGTCGAAGCACATTGCCCCGCACATGGACGCCTCGGTGCTGATTCAGGGGCCGATTCCGTTTTCCCGGCTCATGTTCCGGTTCGAGGAAGGGTGGTACGATGCCGTGCTGCTGCTGGCCAGAACCCGGGAGCGACAGGGCCGGTTCGTTTATCCGCCCGAACCGTTCGGATTCATGCGGCCCGCCCTGCTGGTGCGGTCCGGCGCGCTGACCGGCGGGCTCACCCGCCCGGAACAGGTGGACGGGATGCGCATCGGGTTCGTGCAGGGCGCGTGGATCGTTCCGTTTCTGCGTCGCAGCAAGGCCCGTTTCGATCTGATTGCCGGAGGATACGCCACGGAAAAGAACCTGCGCAAGTTTGTTCAGGGCAGGGTGGATGCCGTGTTCTCGCCGGACAGGGCATCCATTGTCTACGGGGCCGGGAAGGCGGAAGTGGAACGGTTTCGCGTGGTGGATGTGCCCGGGGAAAAGGTCGGACTCTTTACCGTGTTTCATCCCGATGTGCCGGATGCGGTCGTACGCGATTATGCCCGCGCTCTGGAGCGTGCACGGAGCCAGGTCGACTACGAGACCGTGCTTGACGGCTACCTCGAACCCTCCGAATCCTCGGGGCCGGATTCCAGCCAGCCGTAG
- a CDS encoding TPM domain-containing protein, which translates to MKDLAQTFLTTEEQRRLVQCVQEVETRTAGEIVPVIAGNSYDYPRASALGALLMGTLCGVLGTLLFDHEDMWFFLGLFLGAYALSYYLLSLLPMLKRPLIARREMDEEVEEAAITTFFRHGLFRTRDETGILIYVSVFERKVWVLADRGINEKVDPAEWKEVADMVTRGIREDRPGEALCEAVARCGEIITEHFPVRPDDVDELPNLIVEGK; encoded by the coding sequence ATGAAAGACCTGGCACAAACATTTCTGACAACCGAGGAACAACGCAGGCTCGTCCAGTGCGTGCAGGAGGTCGAGACGCGCACGGCCGGAGAGATCGTCCCGGTCATTGCCGGGAACAGCTACGACTATCCCCGGGCCTCGGCTCTGGGCGCACTGCTCATGGGCACCCTGTGCGGCGTGCTCGGGACCCTGCTTTTCGACCATGAGGACATGTGGTTCTTCCTCGGCCTGTTTCTTGGCGCGTATGCGCTCTCCTACTATCTGCTCTCCCTGCTGCCCATGCTCAAGCGGCCGCTGATAGCCCGGCGCGAGATGGACGAGGAGGTCGAGGAGGCGGCCATCACCACCTTTTTCCGGCACGGCCTGTTCCGCACGCGCGACGAGACCGGCATTCTGATCTACGTGTCCGTGTTCGAACGCAAGGTCTGGGTACTGGCGGACCGGGGCATCAATGAAAAGGTCGATCCGGCCGAGTGGAAGGAAGTGGCGGACATGGTCACGCGCGGCATCCGCGAGGACCGGCCCGGCGAAGCCCTGTGCGAAGCCGTGGCCCGATGCGGCGAGATCATCACCGAACATTTTCCGGTGCGCCCGGACGACGTGGACGAACTGCCGAACCTGATCGTGGAAGGGAAGTAG
- a CDS encoding TPM domain-containing protein produces MQQKHTMVAAPAVLLAAILLLGATQASALDVPPLSGRVNDHANMISPQARQQLERQLAELEASDSTQVVVLTVPSLEGDNLESFSIRVVEAWKLGRKDKDNGVLFLASRDDRKMRIEVGYGLEGVLTDVLAGRILDLAVKPRFKTGDFDGGFLVGVQAIGMAVRGEFKGTAQTVRKKKSGGALPLILLPLAFIVFSQMFGGRRRGGSSGLLGLLFLSSMLGGGRGHGSGGGFGDGGFGGFSGGGGGFGGGGASGDW; encoded by the coding sequence ATGCAGCAAAAACACACCATGGTGGCGGCACCGGCCGTTCTGCTGGCCGCCATCCTGCTTCTGGGCGCAACGCAAGCCAGCGCTCTGGACGTGCCGCCCCTGAGCGGGCGCGTCAATGATCATGCGAACATGATCTCGCCCCAGGCCCGGCAGCAGCTCGAACGCCAGCTCGCGGAGCTGGAAGCGTCCGACTCCACTCAGGTGGTCGTTCTGACGGTTCCCTCACTCGAAGGCGACAATCTGGAAAGCTTTTCCATCCGCGTTGTCGAGGCATGGAAGCTCGGCCGGAAGGACAAGGACAACGGCGTGCTCTTTCTGGCCAGTCGGGATGATCGCAAGATGCGCATCGAGGTGGGCTACGGTCTGGAGGGCGTGCTCACGGACGTCCTGGCCGGGCGCATTCTGGACCTCGCGGTCAAGCCCCGGTTCAAGACCGGAGACTTTGACGGCGGATTCCTGGTGGGCGTGCAGGCCATCGGCATGGCCGTGCGCGGGGAGTTCAAGGGCACGGCCCAGACGGTTCGCAAGAAGAAATCCGGCGGCGCCCTGCCCCTGATTCTGCTACCTCTGGCATTCATCGTGTTTTCCCAGATGTTCGGCGGACGCAGGCGCGGCGGGAGCAGCGGTCTGCTCGGCCTGCTCTTCCTGTCCTCCATGCTGGGCGGCGGGCGCGGACACGGCTCGGGCGGCGGTTTCGGAGACGGCGGTTTCGGCGGATTTTCAGGCGGTGGCGGCGGCTTCGGCGGCGGCGGAGCCTCGGGAGACTGGTAA
- a CDS encoding LemA family protein codes for MIKRILSAVLALGMAVMLSGCGYNAMQQNEEEVFAAWGNLEAALQRRADLIPNLVETVKAAAAHEKDTLTAVTEARAKANQTRISPDMLSDKQALAKFQQAQSGLSSALSRLMVVVERYPAIKANQNFLGLQHQLEGTENRITVARTRYNEAVKKFNFSIRKFPNSLTNSIALNLERKEFYQADEGAKTAPKVDFGGSKS; via the coding sequence ATGATCAAACGCATTCTTTCCGCCGTGCTCGCTCTGGGCATGGCCGTCATGCTCTCGGGCTGCGGCTACAACGCCATGCAGCAGAACGAAGAGGAAGTTTTCGCCGCATGGGGCAATCTGGAAGCCGCGCTCCAGCGCCGCGCCGATCTGATCCCGAATCTGGTGGAAACGGTCAAGGCTGCGGCCGCCCATGAAAAGGACACGCTCACGGCCGTGACCGAGGCCCGGGCCAAGGCCAACCAGACAAGAATCTCCCCGGACATGCTCTCGGACAAGCAGGCGCTGGCCAAATTCCAGCAGGCCCAGAGCGGCCTGTCCTCGGCCCTGTCCCGACTCATGGTCGTTGTGGAACGCTATCCCGCCATCAAGGCCAACCAGAACTTTCTGGGGCTTCAGCACCAGTTGGAAGGCACGGAAAACCGGATCACCGTGGCGCGCACCCGATACAACGAAGCCGTGAAGAAGTTCAATTTCTCCATCCGCAAATTCCCCAACTCCCTGACCAATTCCATTGCTCTCAATCTGGAGCGCAAGGAATTCTATCAGGCTGACGAGGGAGCCAAGACCGCGCCCAAGGTCGATTTCGGCGGCAGCAAGAGCTAG
- a CDS encoding YigZ family protein, with the protein MADRYLIPARSHRVEQTIKRSRFLATATHAPSADEARAFINAIKAEFPDATHNCWAFAAGAPGDTASVGMSDDGEPHGTAGRPMLNTLLHSDVGEIAVVVTRYFGGTKLGTGGLVRAYSGMVQAVLETLPTREKVETVTLLASMPYNAVTRFKLLLPDHEAEVLEETYGTDAEFLLSLPEERADGFRLALTELTDGRGTAEPV; encoded by the coding sequence ATGGCGGACAGATACCTGATTCCGGCCCGGTCCCACCGGGTCGAGCAAACCATCAAGCGCAGCCGTTTTCTGGCAACCGCGACCCATGCCCCGAGCGCGGACGAAGCCAGGGCGTTCATCAACGCGATCAAGGCGGAATTTCCGGATGCCACCCACAATTGCTGGGCGTTTGCAGCCGGGGCTCCGGGCGACACGGCCAGCGTGGGCATGAGCGACGACGGCGAACCACACGGCACGGCAGGCAGGCCCATGCTCAACACGCTCCTGCATTCGGACGTGGGCGAAATCGCGGTGGTGGTCACCCGATATTTCGGCGGTACAAAACTCGGCACGGGCGGACTGGTACGCGCCTATTCCGGCATGGTGCAGGCGGTTCTGGAAACCCTGCCCACGCGCGAAAAGGTGGAGACCGTCACCCTGCTCGCATCCATGCCCTACAATGCGGTCACCCGGTTCAAGCTCCTGCTCCCGGACCATGAGGCCGAGGTTCTGGAGGAGACCTACGGCACGGACGCGGAATTTCTCCTGTCCCTGCCCGAGGAACGCGCAGACGGCTTCCGGCTTGCCCTGACCGAGCTCACGGACGGCAGAGGAACCGCCGAGCCGGTCTGA
- a CDS encoding substrate-binding periplasmic protein: protein MKRKFALLPLVFTALTFCMTSCSPAEAEADDAERKGKRTLIRLAYEDKTNPPRFLGSGLTVPARTPGMTLELINLAAERLGLEIHYRRMPWKRCLMLADSGEVDGIFHASYKESRSIWGAYPMKNDRPDPSRSLFEQVYALYVRKDSHVQWNGVTLSGLDGPVGITLGYSIQSDLEKLGVHTAPLTSQMKNLQRLAQGRIGAYADLETMTDPLIRANPEEFGNIVKLPIPLETKPYYLLFSRRFTERHPGLAERIWDTCTALMHSEEFRGICLRYGVPDLCGGNRTDRPGRTLRHLPCPSH from the coding sequence ATGAAACGAAAGTTCGCCCTTCTTCCGCTTGTATTCACGGCCCTGACGTTCTGCATGACCTCATGCAGTCCTGCCGAAGCCGAGGCTGACGATGCCGAGCGCAAGGGGAAAAGGACCTTGATCCGACTCGCGTACGAGGACAAGACCAATCCTCCGCGCTTCCTCGGCTCGGGGCTGACCGTGCCTGCCAGAACCCCCGGCATGACTCTGGAGCTGATCAATCTCGCGGCAGAACGCCTCGGCCTTGAAATCCACTACCGGCGCATGCCGTGGAAACGCTGCCTCATGCTTGCGGACAGCGGTGAAGTGGACGGCATCTTCCACGCCAGCTACAAGGAATCCCGCTCGATATGGGGCGCCTATCCCATGAAGAACGACAGGCCGGACCCGAGCCGCAGCCTGTTCGAGCAGGTCTATGCCCTCTATGTGCGCAAGGATTCCCATGTGCAATGGAACGGCGTCACCCTGTCCGGCCTCGACGGCCCGGTGGGCATCACGCTGGGCTATTCCATCCAGTCGGACCTCGAAAAACTGGGAGTGCACACCGCTCCCCTGACCAGCCAGATGAAGAACCTTCAGCGTCTGGCTCAGGGACGCATCGGGGCCTATGCCGATCTGGAAACCATGACCGATCCGCTGATCCGGGCCAATCCCGAGGAATTCGGCAACATCGTCAAACTCCCAATCCCGCTCGAAACCAAACCCTACTACCTGCTTTTCTCCAGAAGATTCACGGAACGCCATCCCGGGCTTGCGGAACGGATATGGGACACCTGTACCGCACTCATGCACTCCGAGGAATTCCGCGGCATCTGCCTCCGCTACGGCGTCCCCGACCTGTGCGGCGGCAACCGGACCGACCGCCCCGGACGAACGCTTCGCCACTTGCCCTGCCCCTCGCATTGA